Below is a genomic region from Actinomycetota bacterium.
CATCATCCTCGCCCGCCACACCGACGGCGAATCGATCCGCACTATCGCCCGCGCCACCAAGGTGTCCGTCGGCACCGTCCACAACGTCCTCGCCGACCATCGCGACAGCAGCGCCTGATCACCGTTGGTCAGCCCATATCCGCCCGATCCTCGGCGGATGCTACGGCGACCCCAGGTAGTGCGTGGTCCACAGGACGGCGGCGTTGGTCACCAGCGTCAGGCACAGCGCCTGGTCGACCTGGTCGTCGAGGTGACGGCGCCGGACGTGACCTTGGTGGGCGAAGAACAGATCGCGCCGCAGTGCGTGCAGGCTCTCGCCCTTGTTCAGCTGGCGCCGTACCCGCCGCCGCAGCTCCTCGTCGGCGACATATCGACACAGGTAGATGGTGCGCACCAGCCGGCCGTATTCCTGCAACGCCCGCGCGTGGGAGTTCTGGCGACCGCTGGCGTGCAGCTTGGCGATGAGCAGGCTTGCGGTCGTGTGCCCGAACTTCATCGAGCCGGCGAGGCGGAGCAGATCGTTCCAGTGCTCGGCGATCGGTTGGGTCTGGATGGGTTGGGTGAGCAGCGGCCCGGGGTGCGGGTACCGGGAGCGCCAGGACGACCCGGCACCGAGGCGATACAGCTGCAGGCGCCCGATATCGCGGATGCGCGGGGAGAACTGCAACCCGGCCAAGTCGAAGATCGCGAAAGTGGCCAGGGTCTGACCGGCGGTATCGGTGGTGTGCTCGGCGATCGGCAGATCGGTCGGGTTGCCGAAGATTTCATCGAGCACCGCGACCGCCTCGCGCCAGGTCGTTGGGATGACTTTGGTGCCGTAGGTCGAGTGCTGATCCGAGACGTGGGTGTAGGTGGTGGTGCCCTCGTCGAGGAAGTAGCGCGACAGCGCGCGTGCGGTGAGGCTGCGCCCGCGCTGGGGGAACCGCTGTCCGTCCGAGGAGGACAGGGTGCCGCCGCCCCACAGCCGGGCGAGCGGGTGGCGATGGTGGGCGTTGACCAGGCGGGTGTTGGCTTCACGAAGCGTCTCCTGGCGCAGGTACCACTGCGAGGTCCAGGCGAGGGTGTCTTCGGAGATGCCCGAGGCGTCGGCCATTCCGGCGTAGCCGAGGTTGCAGGCGTAGGCGAGCACCGAGGCGTAGAGGTTGCGGACCAGGTCGGGGTTGCGCGGCTGGGCGCCGCCGGCGTGGGTGAACGCCTCACTGAAGCGGGTGTCGCGGTCGACCTCGATCAACAGCGCCGGGAGGTGGACCTGTGGAAGCCGCGCGGCGACCGCGTCGGCGAGCGCGGCTGCCTCGGCCGGGAGCTGTTCTGCGGGCAGCGGCGACACGATCAGATCACCGTCCTGGCCCACCCGGGCCAGGCCTTCGCTGGCCGGATCGGTGAGCACCCGCTCCAGGTCGGCGACGGCAGCGTGCAGCTCGTTCTCCAGGCGTTGCAGTTGGCGGGTCGGGTCGGGGTCGCTGCCGGTGACGGTGCAGAAGTCCTCGCGCTGCGCTATCCACTTCTGGACCGGGATCAGCAGCGTCGTCGGGTCGGTGTAGCGGCGGGAGCCCGGCACCCACACGTCGCCGGAACGCAGCCGGGCCTGAACCCCGTACAGCACCGCCAGTTCCCAGTAATGGCGGTAGGCGGCGCCGCGTCCCTGCCCCACCGTCTGGTCGAGGTAGCCGCGCCAGCGGGCCGGCACGAACGACGTCGCTGCCTCGCTGGTCGCCGTGTCCGGCACGCTGGTGCGACCG
It encodes:
- a CDS encoding Tn3 family transposase, with the translated sequence MEIDRGRLLDEVLDVLADPGVSDADAGRLVRARVGMARLQAARRPADEREPRDHGHFDLLAARYKYLRTFTPAVIAALPLTGNTASADVAALLAAVEVLRQLNGSGRTSVPDTATSEAATSFVPARWRGYLDQTVGQGRGAAYRHYWELAVLYGVQARLRSGDVWVPGSRRYTDPTTLLIPVQKWIAQREDFCTVTGSDPDPTRQLQRLENELHAAVADLERVLTDPASEGLARVGQDGDLIVSPLPAEQLPAEAAALADAVAARLPQVHLPALLIEVDRDTRFSEAFTHAGGAQPRNPDLVRNLYASVLAYACNLGYAGMADASGISEDTLAWTSQWYLRQETLREANTRLVNAHHRHPLARLWGGGTLSSSDGQRFPQRGRSLTARALSRYFLDEGTTTYTHVSDQHSTYGTKVIPTTWREAVAVLDEIFGNPTDLPIAEHTTDTAGQTLATFAIFDLAGLQFSPRIRDIGRLQLYRLGAGSSWRSRYPHPGPLLTQPIQTQPIAEHWNDLLRLAGSMKFGHTTASLLIAKLHASGRQNSHARALQEYGRLVRTIYLCRYVADEELRRRVRRQLNKGESLHALRRDLFFAHQGHVRRRHLDDQVDQALCLTLVTNAAVLWTTHYLGSP